Sequence from the Montipora foliosa isolate CH-2021 chromosome 12, ASM3666993v2, whole genome shotgun sequence genome:
AAGAAAGATTTTGAATCCAGGAACAAGGAAAAACCCTTAACCTGTCCTGTAAACGTAAGTTCTTCATTTAATTAAACTTCTTTGTTTTGACAAAGTTATTGAACAACTTACTTGTTGAGGCACCAAAAGTTTGATCATGTAGCCCAGTAATTCTGAATGCTGAACATCATAAATTATTTCCCTTCTGCTTTTTTCATCTCTCTCTAAACAAATAGTATGTCATCATTGAACACAAACGTCAGTATTCAGTATTCAGAGTGTCAAAAAGTTATCAGAAAGACTCTGTATCAATATTTGACAAGATCaatcaccaaagtggaggtagATGGATAAAATGCAGGAAGcaattttgtttctctttggCTGCATGGAGGTTCAAATAATAGTACGTCTGGCTAATCGCCtccaaattaaccaatcagaaagtagGAAAAGCATGATTCACTTGAGTGATGCATTTCCAATCTTGGTTTTATATTGATTTTAAAGTCTTGCACTGATTATTTTTAAGCCAATAAAGGTTCAAAAAAGAAACCAATAATAACAGACATAATCACTACACAAATTTGCTTATGTCTCTTAACAAAGTCTCATTTGGCCCAAAAATTACAGATACATACATCCCTTTTAAAGCACTCAATATAATCCTCAGAGAAGTGACAGCTACCACTATTTCTTTTCTCAATTCTATCCACTTTACCTGTCTTGGTTTTTGTCCTCTTCAATGGCTCTTTAGAGTCCTTGTaaacaaccacaacaagaaataaaattattacaggAAATTCGAAAATGTGCTAAGTAGTTCAATTTGTTAAACCGATAAGTatcatttaatttaaaatttgtggggctattttctattgttttgtccACTAACGTGGCCATCTCATCAcatggatgcaaaccaagactTGTATCCACTGAGtgaagttttattttatttatattaaaGGTCAATTTTAGTGACTTACCAATGGCACTTAAGGAATTGAGAACAGACTTTTTGATAAAATACATTAGCACTACTCCCTGagattattttaaatatttcggTCAAAGGAGGGCGATTATTTGAGGGAGGCGATTAATCGAGGGACGGCTATTATTCAAGGAAATACGGTACTGTAAGCTGTCAAGTCCGCAAGAATACAAAACAAACAACTAAAATAATATATTACTTTTGTTGTCAGGTTGGTGGGCATGTTGCCATGAAATGTACacgtacagctgtacatgtattgAAAAGATCAACATCCTAAATTTCATAATCCATACATACCTTTTTTATGGCAACTTTTAGGCCATGAAATAATGGGTGGTCACAAAAGCTATCCTTGTCTTCCCTACTGATGAATACATGCTTTacaaaagtaaagaaaacaaaaacataggacattactaaacaacaaaataccaatacagtgaaacaccaaaacaaagAACCAAAACACCATAAAtaaccccaccatacattgaatactaaacCAGCAAAGGTTGGATGTGAGATTAAATatcattttaggcctaattaggactaaaaCGTtgttgctcctaatctcagtcttaatctgaatcctaatcttaatctcaatgaattaggagcaataacgttttgggcctaattaggtctaaaacgatatttaatctcaaatccaacctttttcggttagtattcaatgatGGTGGGGTCATAAATAGTGTTTTCAAGCATTGTTTCTCTGTTTCAGTGTTTCATGGTTTAGTGATGCCCAAAAACATAGTTCTTTTCTAAACAAACACATCATTAACAAAAAAGTAGCAGTAAAATTATTGTGATCCATTTGATAGTTTCTGGTCTAAAATCTGAAACAGGACAGTCAGATTACTGACAGCGttccattaaaaaaattattgtgaaTGTCTTTCGTTGTcttttttccttaatttttcCATGAAATATTAGTCTGAATATCAGAAATTTTATTCTGACTTCTGAGGGTGCCAGACAATTTCACAAAAATTCTGGGAATCGTTTTAAGGGAGAGAATGGGCTGCATAATTTTTTCCCAAATGGATCATGCACACTACCAGCAAAACATACATTGTATTTGCTACACATCAAACTAAGTATAGTAGTGATGTTACCATTTGCTTCTTCTGCTCCCTGTCCTTTTCTTCAATGTTGCATTCTGTCTCACAAAACAATCTTGCCGATTTTAAAATACAGGAACAAACATCTGGACTGTAGAGCACAAGAATGTTGAGAAGCCGTAGTGATATGAGAGTAGTGTCTTGCAATGCCGCAAGGTTCTTAACAACGTCACTTTCAGACCCCGTGCTGTCGCTTAAGGTTGGAGAATCTGGTGTTGGAGAATTTCTTGTCAAACAGCTTGCTGTGGTATTTTCCTCATTATAACCAGTTCTAAAATCCACATAATTGGCAATGTGACTTTCAAGCAATGGAAGAAAATTAGTGGCAGCTGCTAAGTTGTGATGctgtttgaattttgattgaAGAGTTTCCTCCTTgttctttaaaaaaacattgtcAGAATGTCCGCACTCTAATAGATCATTCAAGGTCTGTAGCATCACAGTGTTGCTAACAAAACTTCTGGAACTATCCTTTTGAATAACATCATCAATAGACTTTTTCAGCTTTGAATTGGTTTGAGTATCAAACAAACACATAGTGTGTGCAGGTTCAGTTTCATCAATAGTGCTTGTTTGGGTGCTGTTATGAGGAGAAAGGCTAGGTGTGTCAAGAGTTAGAAGTGAAATTAAACTACTATCTGCTAATCCCCTGTCTTCAAAGTCCTCAAAAAGAAGATTTTGCTGTTTGTCATTCGGTGATAGAAGGCTTTGAACAAGTTCAATTTCTGGAAAACTTTGTGGGTGATGCTTTGCAATCTCTCTTTCCCTAGCAAAAGCTTCTCTTTGCTGAAATCTCGACAACCCAAGAACAGATGCTCCACTGAGTGAACCACTCAACGCAGATTTCTCAGAATTCTCTTTGTCTGAAACTTTCTGCAAGTTCTCTTTTGCAAGAATTCTTGCATCCTTGTCAAAGACTTTTAGCCCCCTCGGTGACTTGACTTTAGAATCGGGAGAAGTTTTCTGGAAAAATGAGTTACCAGTTGGGAAAACTTCACTTTGATTAACAAATCTCTTTTGCACAGGACTGCAAGATTCTGTTGAACAGCTAGCTCTTTTCCTGTTTTTCTCTATCATTTGGGAAATTTCCCGATCTTTAAATTGCATTTGCGTGGTCAACTTTTCAACTTGCTTTTCTAAATCTTTCTCCCGCTGACTTTGTTCTCGAACTCGCTGAATCTCCTGGGCTCTTGCCTCTTTATGCCGATTCTTCTCCTCAGTTTCATAGTGATGCAACGAATCTCGCAAAATCCTAATTTCTCCATCTCTACAGAACTTCTCCTCCTCAAGAGTTCTTACTTTGGCATTTGCAGTCGAATAGTCAGATTTCAGTTTTTCAATTTCCTTTCTTAAAGACTGCATCTGTCTATCATCTCCCACTACAAGGCATTTACTTTCACTGGTAAAACTAGCAGTTCTGTTCGTTCTCTCTGAATCCAAGTTTGTTTCAGGGACAAAAGAGGTTGACCCATTGTATTGATCCAACAAAGATTCCCCAGATAGGTCAACTTGTCTGTTTGGTTGGATAACACCTCTGTTGCCCTGGGGATGTGCTACAAATGGTGGTTGCAAGACACTCGAACCAATGAATGGAGCTTCTACTATGCCGTTAAAATAAGTGGAGGCTTTTGAAGGTGTAGCATTCGTTGAATTACAAGAAACTGCATAATCTTGAGTGCAGTGAGTCGCCAGAGAATCATCATAATCGTCGTCGTCAACATTATCATCCTCGGATCTCTGTTTATCCAACTCTGCAACAAAAGTCGATGAGACAACGTTTTCAAAAACATCAACATGCTCGACTTCCTTTTTTAAACTAGAGGCAAGTTTATTGGTTCCTCTTTCGTGAGACTGCAGCTCTATTGAAGCGATCCGATCGCACTCGTCAAGCTGTTCGGCTGTCAACAGATCATCGTCAAACTCGTCGTCGTCAAGAGCGCACAGCTCTTCATCAAAGGCATCCACAGGCAGATCACGACATTCGTCCGCAGCAGCGAACTCCTCTGGCTTTTGATTATGTGAAGACTTGAACCTCTTGTGCGGCGATCCGTGTTCTAAGTTCACGTTTGCAGCGCTTGGCACTGATGTTTTGAGAAGCACATCTCTTCTCGAGGTCACATGCTGTGCAGATGTATAGTTCCTGTCTTTCGATACAGTGACAGCTGGATTGTAGATAAAATTACGCCGCTTTTGATTACCCAAAAAGTTATTGTTGCTGAAATTTGCCATCGTGTTCAAATGATACAAAAATGATTGATGGTTACAATCCATCAACAATCGAGTGTTTACCGCGCGGCGCAGAATTTTATCCCGTAGGGACTTCTGGGTATAAAATAACTAGGTGACTGCTGAATGTCGAGTGTGCGGGCGCGGGCTTTAAAAAGTCCCACTTCTTCAGTCAGTTTTTCTAAATTTTCATTTCAGTAACATTAAGAACGAAGGTATACAAGAACAAATACAGGGAAAAAACTTAATACAAACGTCGTTGCGAGAATAGTAACCTATCGAACGGTATATAAACAACAAGAATACTTGCACTGCACTTACATTTTACGACCTACTACATCatcataataaaaataataacaacaataataataatgataatgatactactactactactactactactactaataataataatcatcatcatcatcatcatcatcatcatcatcaatcaatcaatcaatcagttacAATCGTGACCGAAGATATGCGGATGGAGTTCGGAATATCAATGCGTGCAATCCTATTGATGAAACGAGGAAAAGTGTTCCAAAGTGTAAGAATCATGCTACCTGGAGATAACTGAAGATCACTGAATATTGACGAGAATGAAAACTACAACTATCTTGGGGTGCTGGAAGAGGATGATATTAAACATAGTGATCTGAAGGACAGGATCCAGAAGGAATATTTTCGTAGAGATTAACGCAATACTTAAGTCCAAGCTTAATGGGGGAAATACGATCAAAGTCGCAATAAACTCTAGTGCAGTGTTTCCATTGTaaggcacggcctgacttcttcagggagtcaAATGATTTGGCAAATCATTTAACTCCCTAtagaagtcaggccgtgcctgacgaaacaTTGGTTAAACAAAACATATATACCGGTATATCCTAACAGCCGAACAGCGAGCCTTGAATTatcggtcagtataaaatgcagactgcagactgggtctAAAATGCAGACCACGGTACAAAAAaggcctcagtctgcattttagacCCAGTCTGCATTTTCAGACgccaggaaggggggggggggggggggtaatggGATGCCCTTGACTTCCCTTTGTCGCAGTCAACGACATACTACAAACCATATCTGTGAGACTGGAACGcagtaatttatgtcacctgcaACTTGCTTTTTgtactatcgatctcagacgcCCGCAGACAAGGGctttttttcagcccacttcacggACCGTTGATTTCAGGCAGGATTTACACGGaagcggtttcacatcgacacggttccatgacttcgaaaccgcgtcaaaatcggtGCAGTTTGGAAGTGTTTCCACgaaaccgttttcgccagaaaatcaaagTCGTGATGTTATAAGTCGGAGTGCTGCACAATGttgctaaattcactattttgaatcaaacaatgcaaatttcgcaccaaaatagtaaccgtattcaaatcgatgcagTTTCACTGTTAACACGACAGAtaaaaccgcatcgttttgaaaacgctccacttctggcagcggtttcaaatcaACACTGTTTCGGCAATAGTTTCGCTCGGTGTCGTTTAAACCGAACgtgtaaccgcatcgaaaacgatCCGGTTTCAAATGAAACGCTGGCtcagtctgcggttaaaaaaatctgatcacgtgataacattttttttgtgacTCTGCGGTTTCGAAAATACCGATCTCGTGTCGTTATTTTCTGTTGCTCTCCCCAAAGAGAAAAGCGCGAAACGGTGTTGACGGCGAGTAAAACCGCGACCGAAGCTATAACGGGTAACCCAAGAAAAGCCGGTCCGAGGAGGAAATAAGAGGTGAAAACTTTTCTTCAGGTTGTTTTCTTTCGaaaccgcagagccacaaaagtgttatcacgtgatcagattTTTTAAGCGCAGACTGAAATAAACGCCTttgtccacggacgtctgagatcgatagtatGCAGCTATTTGATAggctttcccccccccccccccttcccccgtGCTTATTGCTTacgtgcttagttacctggcctttaaatgaaagtgatgCTGGAGTCTTAATATGTTGATTATATGTTGAATATGTTGATTATGCTGTTTccatcaaaacaagtcaactctagtctcactttcattcatagacAAGTTAACCAAGCACACAACCGGTACAATGGTCTATTGTCGGCTAGTCTCTGTCTTTGACACGTATTAGGCTCCTGGTGACTCAGGACATCCCGACAAGTAGGTATAACGATTGTACTCTAACTGGACCAAACTGCCGTAGTCCGTATGGGGTTGCAGTGCATGGTAAGGTTCCAATATGCAAGActacaaaagttacaaaacaGGGCGGCTGCATAATTAGCAACTCGAGCTCGAAGCCCGTCTGTACCTCCTGACTCACCACGATGTGGCCAACCCTTGACCAATTACTGATAATGGCAAGAAGTTGACCTGGGTAAAAGCCGACCTTTCAGTAACCGAGGTTACTGAGGATAAATATTTTAATCAGATTCCCTTCTTTAGATAATTATCATCTTCAGATTTTCCGACTACTTGAAGACGGTAATGTTCAATGATCCGGAGATACAAAATggtcaaaacaacaaaatcactTCCGAAGCCGACAAGGTTCCTTCAATGTTCTACTCACGTGCATCCTTTTCCTTCACACTTAATTATTTCCCAGCATCACCCTTCTATCCCGGGAACGGCTTTTTTTCGCACCATCGGGTAAAATAGGGGGTTCGTACTTGCTATCACTTTTCTTCGCTTTGTTAGATTCGAAATTTCAAGCTTTAACTGCCGTTGTATTATCGTGCTTATCTGTGAAGGTCAGTCGGAGTACAATCTAGAAGTTCACTGCATTTCTCAATTAGAAGAAAGTATTGATAAAGTTCTCAAGCGTATATGTCGCCCCATGTAAAGGAATCCAAGGTGGCCCTCAGATTCCAGATTCCAGCCCCATAGATTAATTGTGGATCCCGAAATGAAACCTGGATCGGATTCCATAGAAATctatggattccggattccttcaCATCGGGTGATATATGGCCAGGAACTATATTAACACAGCAATATTTTGAATACTGGGTTTCAGTGAGAGGGgaaaaacggagaaaaaaaccAGAGAAGCAATAAAATGACATCGGTCCTGGAATCGAATCTGCGACACATTCAGTGGTAAATGAAAGTAGGCTTTTAATGTGAGCGCACACTCAACTGCGATACTAATTATAAAGCCTACTACTCCCCGTAATTACGGGTGGAAGATTCTCCATAGCCATTACCCCAGAAGAAAACTAATCCAGAAACGTGATTTTTCAGTTGGATTTATTGGACCGAGGAGGAAGACACTTTTTTCGAATGAATCCTTTACAGCGAATGTCTTAAGCTGATATATTTTTGAAGACTAAGATGGTAAACGTTTAGCTGTTCAGTCGCCAATTTATTACTCTTCCTTTTTACTAGTATCATCTTCTTCACCTGTAGATTCGTCCGCCTCGTGGCTTACCAGAGAAGCACCTCCGATATTGGCGATGTCGTTGAATAGATCCACGCTCGCTATGGGCTCGTAATCTTCCGCCGCTTTTTCAGCGGCCTTTCGAACGTGTTTCGCGACTTCAGAGATGGCTGTATCAACTTTGTCCCTGTGTCTCATCACGAATGGACGAATGAGCAAGTTGTAAACCACGATGGTGCCACTCCAAGGCCCTGGAAACATGCACCACACCAGCAAAATAAACTTCAGTAGGTAATACAACGGAATCCACTCCACGAAAATCTCGAGGAAATTTACCGTGCTGAAAACAACCCAGTAAGTCAACCACTTCGTATCGTCGGAGACATCCCCGGATTCGATGGCTCTTACCGAAGCATACGTTGGAAAAACGAAGCCGAGAAAGTAACAAAGCAAATTTGCAGCGTAACCAACTGACAGGTAGAATAGAATGAAACAGAGTCCGCCCAGAAAAATTGTTTGTCTCTTGACATTCGTTGCGACCTCTAGCTTGTACAGCAAAGCCGTGAATATGTTGTTCTGATCTAGGATTTCATTGACAGGTTGAAATGAGACACTACTTCGTAGTTTTGCGACTACTGCGGCGCATAAGGACAGTGATTTAATTCTGTCCATGATCCATGAGGAAGATCTTCAGCCTCTAATTAATGAGCGATCAAAGTCACCTTTGTGACGCAATGACTGTTTCAATAATCCAGGCCAAATTAATCGTATTGTGCATAATTGATTTGATAATTGCTCGATTCTGAGCGATTGTCGCAGCTGTTTTCGTTTCGCACCAGCACGCTTGGTGAGAATCTCgccccactttttcaaccaatcaaattcaaTTATTGTAActtgtttgcaatttttttcccgcgcttggccTTTTagttatgattggctcatttgatcATTCTACGATGCTGTGATTGGCCGCCGTAATTACAAAGAGGACACGTCTGGAAGCGAGATTACCAAGCAGCGCACAGAAACCCATGAGAATAGCTTAGCATGAAAAGTTTAGAGCCATTATACagcaacaaaaattattactgatttgagtgaggaaagaaaacaaaaatatcatGTTATGTTTCAAGCCAggattcttcctttttttttacataagttGCTCGGCCTTTATTTTGAATTATCATTGTTTTATTCCTGCTGTTACAATACATGAATTTCATAAATGGATGTACTGAGGGCGTAAAAAATGttatcttttttcgacatttgtAAAAAATGCTAATGTTTTGTAAAGGGCAATGCAAGtaaggaaaaagaaattgttgttACTACACGTATAACTGCAAGGCTCGTATGCTATTGAAAATTTGGAAATTAAATTTAGAGGGAAATTAAGATACTGCACTAAGATACTGCATCGGCAACGAGAGTAAAACATCCGATCAattatgcaaatcaagtcaCAGATCAATACAAAAGTAGTGTTTGTTTGATAGACAAACGTTTgttgaaaaacgaaaataattaATGTTCTTTCAGATTAAAACAGTAACCCGTTTATATTACTTTTATTTAACTTGACGCTGTAGTGCTTCATATGTTATTTTGAATTTGAGACAAGTAGTACAGACCGAAAGGATAAGTTGAGAAACTTTGTTCTTGCTGCCAGGGGAAACCTTTTTCATTCTTGGACCAAATATAATTACTGGTTTAAGATAAAAATTTCAAGTCATTTTGAATATTTACTGCACCAATTAATTAAGGATACCGTGAATTTAACCACTGAGGAAAGAAACGCATTTTCTAGTCGTTAGAAACTTTGGTAGTGCGGAACTGTTCTTTCTTGTTAACcgcaaacaaaacaatttacaaGGATCGAGATTGTCATGCCTTCATCACAGTGACTGCTAAAATGTAGCTagatatctttttttaaaaacagtaCAAATGTTCCATTTACGTTACGTACATTCATTAATTTGAAAATCTATCAAGcgagaaaattttatttcatcttgCACTTGTCAATATACTCATTACATAAAACTTAAAACTAAGAACAAAAGAATCATTGTTTataactttgtttttgcaaaaattgtttgaattttgtGCGAATATTATAGTTTGTATAGGACCCCGATTTTTTCCtcaatgataaaaaaaatctcgTCAGAGAATGATCGCAGACAAGTTTCACCAAAACAAAGAGTTCAACAGGTGGAGAAAATAAACTTCTTTCTATGGATGTCATTTCAGTTTCGTATTGTCAAAAATAAGCGTGGCAATCTTTTGTGTCCGTTCTCCGCTTTCAGTATCCTTGAAAACAGACACCACGTTTACAATATCCTTTCCAACGAACAACCGGGATTCTTCATCCTGTAGAAAGGCTTATGGTAACAATATCACAATTAGGCTTCTTCGGGGggtttaaaaatacaaaacgaCAGGTTTTATAATGGCCAGGAGACCGAAACTTAGAAGATGCAAATTACCTGTTGAATAaagacaatttttaaattcGTTATGCATGATCCTGAACAGTTAAACTGTACAGTTACATAACTGTTGGATCCTTGTATTTTAAAGGCATACCACATTTTAAGGTTTTACACCTTTTGAGGTTTTTCTTTCGGCGGGAGATTTGAAGAAACACGCGCGAGCGTGTCACGTTATGCAAATCACGCGCGTTCTTTTGTTCGTTGATCAAAAGTGACGTGTTCAGTACTTTAAAAACATAATTTTGCAGCTGATGAACACGCAATAAAGTAACCGTCGCGTTGGTCTAAGTCAGCAGAATTTACTGAAAAAATCAGGCGATTTTGTCGCTTTTCGCTGTTGGAAGTAAACCAGTGTTGAGTAAGTCGACAGGATCAAGGATGGGCTATGGACTGAATCGCTTTGTAACACACGTGGACCCAAATTTATTGTGCAGTATTTGTGCAGGGGTCCTAGAAGAAGCTGTTATTACACCTTGCGGCCATTCGTTTTGCAATGAATGCTTACACACTTGGCTCGATCGCCCTAACACAAATTCTTGCCCGTCTTGTAGATCGGGAGTCTCAGAGAGGGATGTAATTCCAGTATTGGCTCTCAGGGGAATGATAGATGGTTTAGCGGTGTACTGCGATAATAATGAGAACGGTTGTaaaatggttttgaagctcgACAAACTTACGACTCATTTACAAGTGTGCGAATTCGCCTTGATTCAATGCGGCGCTTGTGGAAGAAGTGTCAGACGTTGTGAACTTCCAGATCACCACGAAAACTGTGAAGTGATAAAGGACTTGGTTGCGAAGCACAAACGAAGAGAGGAACCGACTATTGACGGTCTTACTAAACAGATCGCAGTACTTGAAGTGGACTTGAATAAAACCAAAAAGGCTTTGATGGATTCCGAGGGTGATGTCAGACGGGTCAAGTCGGAACTACGAGAACTCCAATTTCAGCTGGAAATGCGACTGTACGAGGAAAGCGACTTTGACGCCGATTGGGATCCAGATTA
This genomic interval carries:
- the LOC137979523 gene encoding ATR-interacting protein-like isoform X1; this encodes MDCNHQSFLYHLNTMANFSNNNFLGNQKRRNFIYNPAVTVSKDRNYTSAQHVTSRRDVLLKTSVPSAANVNLEHGSPHKRFKSSHNQKPEEFAAADECRDLPVDAFDEELCALDDDEFDDDLLTAEQLDECDRIASIELQSHERGTNKLASSLKKEVEHVDVFENVVSSTFVAELDKQRSEDDNVDDDDYDDSLATHCTQDYAVSCNSTNATPSKASTYFNGIVEAPFIGSSVLQPPFVAHPQGNRGVIQPNRQVDLSGESLLDQYNGSTSFVPETNLDSERTNRTASFTSESKCLVVGDDRQMQSLRKEIEKLKSDYSTANAKVRTLEEEKFCRDGEIRILRDSLHHYETEEKNRHKEARAQEIQRVREQSQREKDLEKQVEKLTTQMQFKDREISQMIEKNRKRASCSTESCSPVQKRFVNQSEVFPTGNSFFQKTSPDSKVKSPRGLKVFDKDARILAKENLQKVSDKENSEKSALSGSLSGASVLGLSRFQQREAFAREREIAKHHPQSFPEIELVQSLLSPNDKQQNLLFEDFEDRGLADSSLISLLTLDTPSLSPHNSTQTSTIDETEPAHTMCLFDTQTNSKLKKSIDDVIQKDSSRSFVSNTVMLQTLNDLLECGHSDNVFLKNKEETLQSKFKQHHNLAAATNFLPLLESHIANYVDFRTGYNEENTTASCLTRNSPTPDSPTLSDSTGSESDVVKNLAALQDTTLISLRLLNILVLYSPDVCSCILKSARLFCETECNIEEKDREQKKQMHVFISREDKDSFCDHPLFHGLKVAIKKDSKEPLKRTKTKTERDEKSRREIIYDVQHSELLGYMIKLLVPQQKESMAVGYTTLQVLTSLARNCEMKYCTRLLPLLSDNVLSDFLSRDWCLTSLSLATALLTCLIRHREFVERLCSQSDDCILLKIYQGWLFRPDVPVIHYQDVHLQIVGFVNTLLSHSDSATLLFPLESECQCSLELVKCLVLMLDEVMNSVCHLQSDSLSLEDVNSHGMMLLREGIFLLSTLCMNDPFFVEHRLDVEHQYINVITNATRLYKRITGLVSEAEVLAVQDLVDYEHVDGIEWSQESEDEADETAETMDVED
- the LOC137979523 gene encoding ATR-interacting protein-like isoform X2, whose translation is MDCNHQSFLYHLNTMANFSNNNFLGNQKRRNFIYNPAVTVSKDRNYTSAQHVTSRRDVLLKTSVPSAANVNLEHGSPHKRFKSSHNQKPEEFAAADECRDLPVDAFDEELCALDDDEFDDDLLTAEQLDECDRIASIELQSHERGTNKLASSLKKEVEHVDVFENVVSSTFVAELDKQRSEDDNVDDDDYDDSLATHCTQDYAVSCNSTNATPSKASTYFNGIVEAPFIGSSVLQPPFVAHPQGNRGVIQPNRQVDLSGESLLDQYNGSTSFVPETNLDSERTNRTASFTSESKCLVVGDDRQMQSLRKEIEKLKSDYSTANAKVRTLEEEKFCRDGEIRILRDSLHHYETEEKNRHKEARAQEIQRVREQSQREKDLEKQVEKLTTQMQFKDREISQMIEKNRKRASCSTESCSPVQKRFVNQSEVFPTGNSFFQKTSPDSKVKSPRGLKVFDKDARILAKENLQKVSDKENSEKSALSGSLSGASVLGLSRFQQREAFAREREIAKHHPQSFPEIELVQSLLSPNDKQQNLLFEDFEDRGLADSSLISLLTLDTPSLSPHNSTQTSTIDETEPAHTMCLFDTQTNSKLKKSIDDVIQKDSSRSFVSNTVMLQTLNDLLECGHSDNVFLKNKEETLQSKFKQHHNLAAATNFLPLLESHIANYVDFRTGYNEENTTASCLTRNSPTPDSPTLSDSTGSESDVVKNLAALQDTTLISLRLLNILVLYSPDVCSCILKSARLFCETECNIEEKDREQKKQMHVFISREDKDSFCDHPLFHGLKVAIKKDSKEPLKRTKTKTERDEKSRREIIYDVQHSELLGYMIKLLVPQQKESMAVGYTTLQVLTSLARNCEMKYCTRLLPLLSDNVLSDFLSRDWCLTSLSLATALLTCLIRHREFVERLCSQSDDCILLKIYQGWLFRPDVPVIHYQDVHLQIVGFVNTLLSHSDSATLLFPLESECQCSLELVKCLVLMLDEVMNSVCHLQSDSLSLEDVNSSCCSRSR
- the LOC137979098 gene encoding E3 ubiquitin-protein ligase NRDP1-like; the protein is MGYGLNRFVTHVDPNLLCSICAGVLEEAVITPCGHSFCNECLHTWLDRPNTNSCPSCRSGVSERDVIPVLALRGMIDGLAVYCDNNENGCKMVLKLDKLTTHLQVCEFALIQCGACGRSVRRCELPDHHENCEVIKDLVAKHKRREEPTIDGLTKQIAVLEVDLNKTKKALMDSEGDVRRVKSELRELQFQLEMRLYEESDFDADWDPDYSYGYSPASIAQLASLVTRNLLTKPYYIDRNRIFNAIKRCYDYYHSYAGYSQDVHMLLATSYASNWFTENQRSNFDLWLRNLARDRFLTHT